In a genomic window of Procambarus clarkii isolate CNS0578487 chromosome 10, FALCON_Pclarkii_2.0, whole genome shotgun sequence:
- the LOC123747512 gene encoding protein-tyrosine sulfotransferase 1, giving the protein MGLWKQGLEAAYYVLVASALVKIIYVQYLCEETSLAPRHHNHDVIKNPLDPSKRPQQPTYPNQQSMKQSKQPQHPNKHPQATENTHPLVFVGGHPRSGTTLLRAMLDAHGDVRCGEETHIVPKVASLWDFSKGTSRDLVRLMSQGGLIQEVMDRAVAKFLLRVIRRDSSKAVRLCNKDPFVMMNAVYLHRLFPNSKFIFVIRDGRAAIHSAVSRSVTIMDYNLASYEESLRMWNWATYIMQQECEELGPHSCLPVYYEHLILQPRRVMRSVLRFLDLPWREHVLHHHKFVDKTSGGISLSSSEKSTSQVRRARYTDALTSWVGRLPFHLLQDMDVVAPMLAALGYDAHANPPPYHRLVYTWGSQLLNGSAARHPVRTFLSALHHRTNEHSIGI; this is encoded by the exons ATGGGCCTGTGGAAGCAAGGCCTCGAGGCGGCTTACTACGTGCTGGTGGCTTCAGCACTGGTGAAGATCATCTATGTGCAGTACCTGTGCGAGGAGACCTCTCTGGCGCCCCGGCACCACAACCACGATGTGATCAAGAACCCCCTA GACCCCAGCAAACGGCCGCAGCAGCCGACGTACCCAAACCAGCAGTCTATGAAACAGAGCAAGCAACCCCAGCACCCAAACAAGCATCCACAGgccacagagaacacacaccctCTTGTTTTCGTTGGTGGTCACCCTCGCTCAGGCACGACCCTCCTGCGCGCCATGTTGGACGCCCATGGCGACGTGCGCTGCGGGGAGGAGACGCATATCGTCCCTAAGGTGGCCTCCTTGTGGGACTTTTCCAAGGGCACGTCCAGAGACCTCGTCCGTCTCATGTCTCAAGGTGGACTCATCCAGGAG GTGATGGACCGTGCGGTGGCCAAGTTCCTGCTGAGGGTAATCAGGAGGGATAGCAGTAAAGCGGTCAGACTGTGCAACAAGGACCCCTTCGTCATGATGAACGCCGTCTACCTCCACCGTCTCTTCCCTAACTCAAAGTTCATCTTCGTCATTCGCGACGGTCGAGCAGCCATCCACTCCGCCGTCAGCAGatcg GTGACCATCATGGACTACAACCTGGCGTCGTACGAGGAGAGCTTACGGATGTGGAACTGGGCCACGTACATCATGCAGCAGGAGTGTGAAGAGCTTGGCCCTCACTCTTGCCTCCCCGTCTACTACGAGCATCTCATCCTCCAGCCCAG GCGAGTGATGCGCTCGGTCCTCAGGTTCCTGGACCTGCCGTGGCGTGAGCACGTTCTCCATCACCACAAGTTCGTCGACAAGACGAGTGGAGGAATCTCTCTGAGCTC GTCGGAGAAATCAACGAGCCAAGTAAGACGGGCCAGGTACACGGACGCCCTCACCTCATGGGTGGGACGTCTGCCCTTCCACCTTCTGCAGGATATGGACGTCGTGGCCCCGATGCTCGCCGCCCTGGGCTATGACGCTCACGCCAACCCTCCGCCTTACCACAGGCTGGTCTATACCTGGGGTTCCCAGCTCCTCAACGGGTCCGCTGCTCGGCACCCAGTCAGGACGTTCCTCAGCGCCCTCCACCACAGGACCAATGAGCActctatagggatctag
- the LOC123746060 gene encoding uncharacterized protein has product MGLLSSAGLLSTSASGRVGLGSPYIPYFLLLVVVLLLPVGGVEGQTVPEVQCGRDSDCQGTMWTTPLPECVSNRCRCPEGTCVVFSLTSSGDNAYYCGECGTLGSQCNNTMVCEQRWECSGDFCKCSDGYVYWELCVVYEAVPTSVSSFVLIIILAALLILQRLIHSRKAIKKCLCRSSRDSEAEETRAVGYNLESNNKTAAFTIANSDFLATSDDPDLEWGLELSRALSSRGEDWYAMSGSTWSSLPSSTGSLPHTHSSDSRTDSAQPGTSGLRPRLASSGNRSATPSRTRHRCSTRTSISSTSSTASVARPYASSSSSRVRSCTSSIASRCSGTSFNRSSPSLTSNLSSALPSSAYSHDH; this is encoded by the exons ATGGGGCTCCTGAGCTCAGCAGGGCTTCTCAGCACGTCAGCCTCAGGAAGAGTTGGACTAGGGTCTCCATATATACCCTATTtcctcctcctggtggtggtgctgctgctgcccgtCGGCGGCGTGGAAG GACAGACCGTCCCAGAGGTCCAGTGTGGGAGAGACAGCGATTGTCAGGGGACGATGTGGACGACGCCCCTGCCGGAGTGCGTGTCGAATCGTTGTCGTTGTCCAGAGGGTACCTGTGTCGTCTTCTCTCTGACCAGCAGCGGCGACAACGCCTATTACTGCGGCGAATGTG GAACACTGGGGTCGCAGTGCAATAATACGATGGTGTGCGAACAGCGCTGGGAGTGTTCCGGTGACTTCTGCAAGTGTAGCGACGGATACGTCTACTGGGAGCTATG CGTGGTATACGAGGCGGTCCCCACCTCCGTCAGCAGCTTTGTCCTCATTATCATTCTGGCCGCCCTTCTCATCCTCCAGAGGCTTATTCATTC AAGGAAGGCCATCAAGAAGTGCTTGTGTCGGAGCTCACGCGATTCGGAGGCAGAGGAAACA AGGGCGGTGGGGTACAACCTGGAGAGCAACAACAAGACTGCAGCCTTCACCATCGCTAACTCTGACTTCTTGGCTACCTCTGAC GACCCGGACCTGGAGTGGGGTCTGGAGCTGTCTCGCGCACTGTCATCCCGTGGGGAGGACTGGTATGCCATGTCGGGATCCACCTGGTCCTCTTTGCCGTCCTCCACCGGCAGTCTTCCCCACACCCACTCATCCGACTCTCGCACAGACTCGGcacaacctggaacctcagg ACTGCGACCGAGGTTGGCATCGTCAGGAAACAGGTCGGCCACACCGTCGCGGACTCGCCACCGCTGCTCCACACGCACATCCATATCTTCTACCTCCTCCACAGCCTCTGTGGCTCGTCCCTACGCATCCAGCTCTTCCTCTCGTGTCCGGTCGTGCACCTCCTCCATCGCCTCTCGGTGCAGTGGAACCAGCTTCAACAGATCGTCTCCTTCGCTAACATCGAACTTGTCATCGGCGTTACCTTCGTCAGCGTATAGCCACGACCACTGA